The following proteins are co-located in the Mesorhizobium sp. M1E.F.Ca.ET.045.02.1.1 genome:
- a CDS encoding sarcosine oxidase subunit delta, translated as MQLFPCPFCGPREESEFHFGGEAGNLRPDGGDVTAERWAGYLHMRDNPKGPTREIWMHLTCGEFFAMSRDSVNHKVSGSCALGEAEHGA; from the coding sequence ATGCAGCTCTTTCCCTGCCCGTTCTGCGGGCCGCGCGAAGAAAGCGAATTTCACTTCGGCGGCGAGGCCGGCAATTTGAGGCCCGATGGCGGCGATGTGACGGCCGAGCGCTGGGCCGGCTATCTCCACATGCGCGACAATCCGAAGGGTCCAACCCGCGAGATCTGGATGCACCTGACCTGCGGCGAGTTCTTCGCGATGAGCCGCGACAGCGTCAATCACAAGGTGTCGGGCTCTTGCGCGCTCGGCGAAGCGGAGCACGGCGCATGA